The Actinocatenispora sera genome has a window encoding:
- a CDS encoding GNAT family N-acetyltransferase yields the protein MTDPTKSTTNKGIDTSRAEPLDLTVINDEQAGVYGAFVGDREIAGLPYTVAGPDRLVLLATSVFPEFRHRGVGTELVRRALDDIRTRGKTVTVMCPIVRSFVDDNPRYADLIDAQHPGVTRPR from the coding sequence ATGACCGACCCCACCAAATCCACCACGAACAAGGGAATCGACACCTCGCGTGCCGAGCCGCTGGACCTCACCGTGATCAACGACGAACAAGCCGGCGTCTACGGCGCCTTCGTCGGCGACCGAGAGATTGCCGGGCTGCCCTACACCGTCGCCGGCCCCGACCGACTGGTGCTACTGGCAACTTCGGTGTTTCCCGAGTTCCGCCACCGGGGTGTCGGCACGGAGCTGGTCCGACGCGCACTCGATGACATTCGTACGCGGGGCAAGACGGTCACCGTCATGTGCCCGATCGTTCGCAGCTTCGTCGACGACAACCCTCGGTACGCCGACCTGATCGACGCCCAACACCCCGGGGTGACCAGGCCGCGCTAG